Proteins found in one Bacillus subtilis subsp. subtilis str. 168 genomic segment:
- the uvsE gene encoding UV DNA damage repair endonuclease (Evidence 1a: Function from experimental evidences in the studied strain; PubMedId: 8614629, 22961846; Product type e: enzyme), translating into MIFRFGFVSNAMSLWDASPAKTLTFARYSKLSKTERKEALLTVTKANLRNTMRTLHYIIGHGIPLYRFSSSIVPLATHPDVMWDFVTPFQKEFREIGELVKTHQLRTSFHPNQFTLFTSPKESVTKNAVTDMAYHYRMLEAMGIADRSVINIHIGGAYGNKDTATAQFHQNIKQLPQEIKERMTLENDDKTYTTEETLQVCEQEDVPFVFDFHHFYANPDDHADLNVALPRMIKTWERIGLQPKVHLSSPKSEQAIRSHADYVDANFLLPLLERFRQWGTNIDFMIEAKQKDKALLRLMDELSSIRGVKRIGGGALQWKS; encoded by the coding sequence ATGATTTTCAGATTCGGGTTCGTTTCAAATGCGATGAGCCTTTGGGATGCGTCTCCCGCTAAAACATTGACATTCGCGCGTTATTCAAAGCTTTCAAAGACTGAAAGAAAAGAAGCGCTTCTGACTGTGACAAAAGCCAATTTGCGCAATACGATGAGAACCCTTCACTATATCATCGGCCACGGCATTCCTTTGTACCGTTTTTCCAGTTCGATTGTGCCGCTGGCTACGCATCCCGACGTGATGTGGGATTTTGTAACACCGTTTCAAAAAGAGTTTCGGGAGATTGGAGAGCTTGTTAAAACCCATCAACTGCGAACAAGCTTTCATCCAAATCAATTCACTCTGTTTACGAGCCCGAAGGAATCCGTCACAAAAAATGCGGTAACAGATATGGCGTATCACTACCGCATGCTTGAGGCCATGGGCATTGCTGATCGCTCCGTTATCAACATTCATATTGGCGGCGCTTACGGAAATAAAGACACCGCCACTGCACAATTTCATCAAAATATAAAACAGCTGCCGCAGGAGATCAAAGAGCGGATGACACTTGAAAATGATGATAAAACATATACAACGGAAGAAACGCTTCAGGTCTGTGAGCAGGAGGATGTTCCGTTTGTCTTTGACTTTCATCATTTTTACGCCAATCCAGACGATCACGCCGACCTGAATGTAGCACTGCCCCGCATGATCAAAACGTGGGAGCGGATCGGCCTTCAGCCAAAGGTTCACTTGTCTTCCCCAAAATCGGAGCAAGCGATACGCAGCCACGCCGATTATGTTGACGCCAACTTTTTGCTGCCACTGTTGGAACGCTTTAGGCAATGGGGAACTAATATTGATTTCATGATTGAAGCAAAGCAGAAAGACAAGGCGCTTCTCCGCTTGATGGATGAATTAAGCTCCATCCGCGGTGTCAAACGCATCGGGGGCGGTGCGCTGCAATGGAAGTCATAA
- the ywjC gene encoding hypothetical protein (Evidence 4: Unknown function but conserved in other organisms) yields the protein MKNIKSLKVAAQAFTLRNLIHLYKMCHSGSHEVYIYSKKTMCKIKSLIELETFRMAHNEKEYLIVVEGTKASQLIEKFQNLIEPAEREAL from the coding sequence ATGAAAAATATCAAGTCTCTGAAAGTAGCCGCACAGGCCTTTACTTTAAGAAATTTGATTCATCTTTATAAAATGTGCCATTCCGGAAGCCACGAGGTTTATATTTATTCAAAGAAAACGATGTGCAAAATCAAAAGCTTAATTGAGCTTGAAACGTTCCGCATGGCTCATAATGAAAAGGAATATCTGATCGTAGTTGAAGGAACAAAAGCATCACAGCTCATTGAAAAATTCCAAAATCTCATCGAGCCTGCTGAGAGAGAAGCGCTCTAA
- the clsB gene encoding minor cardiolipin synthetase (phospholipase D family) (Evidence 1a: Function from experimental evidences in the studied strain; PubMedId: 14973018, 16514141, 18820022; Product type e: enzyme), translated as MKVFIVIMIIVVIFFALILLDIFMGRAGYRKKAYEPVFSKKKSDIELIHCGADLVERMMNDIRQAASSVHMMFFIMKNDEVSHNMYTLLKTKAQAGVSVYLLLDWAGCRAIKKTALQTMKNAGVHVHVMNRPRFPFFFFHMQKRNHRKITVIDGKIGYIGGFNIAEEYLGKKAKFGNWEDYHLRMIGEGVHDLQTLFASDLKRNTGIELGSDVWPKLQQGTISHKIYATDGYSLENIYLANIAQAKNRLTVCTPYYIPSKPLQEALINARKNGVSVRIIVPMKSDHPLVREAAFTYYSELLDAGCLIYRYYQGFYHVKALIIDDHLSIIGTANFDKRSLFLNEEVNVEIDDEAFTSEVYATIEEDMKKSELLTMEDFSKRTFRQRPAEWLGRALSYFL; from the coding sequence ATGAAGGTATTTATCGTGATTATGATCATTGTCGTTATTTTCTTTGCCTTGATTCTGCTTGATATCTTCATGGGCCGTGCCGGATACAGAAAAAAGGCGTACGAGCCTGTTTTTTCAAAAAAGAAGAGTGACATCGAATTGATCCACTGCGGCGCTGATCTCGTTGAGCGGATGATGAATGATATTCGCCAGGCCGCCTCTTCTGTTCACATGATGTTTTTTATTATGAAAAATGATGAGGTCAGCCACAATATGTATACCTTGCTGAAAACAAAAGCCCAAGCTGGCGTATCCGTTTATTTGCTTCTGGATTGGGCGGGCTGCCGGGCAATTAAAAAAACGGCGCTTCAGACGATGAAAAATGCCGGCGTCCATGTCCATGTGATGAATCGTCCCCGTTTTCCTTTTTTCTTTTTTCACATGCAAAAACGGAATCACCGGAAGATTACGGTGATAGACGGAAAAATCGGTTATATCGGCGGGTTTAATATCGCCGAAGAATATCTTGGAAAGAAGGCGAAGTTCGGCAATTGGGAGGATTATCATCTGCGCATGATCGGAGAAGGCGTACATGATCTTCAAACGCTTTTTGCTTCTGATCTAAAACGAAATACCGGAATCGAACTGGGTTCGGATGTTTGGCCAAAGCTTCAGCAAGGGACTATTTCTCACAAGATCTATGCGACCGACGGTTATTCCCTTGAAAACATATACTTGGCCAACATTGCCCAAGCGAAGAATCGCCTTACGGTTTGCACGCCTTATTACATTCCATCAAAACCGCTTCAAGAGGCCCTTATTAACGCAAGAAAAAACGGCGTATCCGTGAGAATCATTGTACCGATGAAATCAGACCATCCGCTGGTACGAGAAGCGGCTTTTACGTATTATTCGGAGCTCTTGGATGCCGGCTGTCTTATTTATCGTTATTATCAAGGGTTTTATCATGTAAAAGCCCTCATCATAGACGACCATCTCAGCATTATCGGAACAGCCAACTTCGATAAACGGAGCCTGTTCTTAAATGAAGAGGTGAATGTTGAAATTGATGACGAAGCGTTTACAAGTGAAGTCTATGCCACAATTGAGGAGGATATGAAAAAGTCGGAGCTGCTGACGATGGAGGATTTCAGCAAGCGCACATTCAGGCAGCGCCCGGCGGAATGGCTCGGCAGGGCATTATCTTATTTCTTATAA
- the ywjB gene encoding putative oxidoreductase (Evidence 3: Putative function from multiple computational evidences; PubMedId: 12354229, 27795321; Product type e: enzyme): MERKTVLYIAVSLDGMIAKEDGSIDWLDEFEGEGDNGYSDFYQTVDTVILGRSTYEHVKVLTPVFPYQDKTCYVFTGSPDSYQDEHVTFINEGARAFTARLKQEKGSNIWIAGGAELVNDFMKEDAIDEFIITVIPVVLGSGIPLFHELTNETKLRLKGTKQFGQAVQLHYVRA; this comes from the coding sequence ATGGAAAGAAAAACTGTGCTGTACATTGCTGTTTCATTGGACGGGATGATCGCAAAAGAAGATGGAAGCATCGATTGGCTGGATGAATTTGAAGGTGAAGGTGACAACGGCTACAGTGATTTTTATCAGACTGTTGATACAGTCATTTTAGGGCGGAGCACATATGAGCACGTTAAAGTGCTAACACCGGTTTTCCCGTATCAGGATAAAACCTGCTATGTTTTTACAGGATCGCCCGACAGTTATCAAGATGAACATGTGACGTTTATCAATGAGGGAGCCAGAGCCTTCACTGCCCGTTTGAAACAGGAAAAAGGCTCAAACATCTGGATAGCTGGCGGGGCAGAGCTTGTGAATGACTTTATGAAAGAAGATGCCATCGACGAATTCATCATCACTGTTATTCCCGTCGTTTTAGGAAGCGGCATCCCGCTGTTTCACGAACTAACAAATGAAACAAAACTGCGGTTAAAAGGGACAAAACAATTTGGACAAGCGGTTCAGCTCCATTATGTAAGAGCATAA